Below is a window of Podarcis muralis chromosome 5, rPodMur119.hap1.1, whole genome shotgun sequence DNA.
AACCACTATAGTCTGCAGCATCACCTGGGATCAGTAATGTGGGACAGAAAATCTTCCAGTGCTTCATTTTTTCTGTGGAAAATGTTCTGCTTCATAGATTAATTAGTAACTGTGAATGTCAATTACAAGGAAGTGTTAGACAAGCTGgcaatttcatttccccccctttacaaGCTAAATTAGATCACTATAAGGCATTTCTGATTTCTCTTAAGTGAGCCAGTTCAAATTTTCTGGAAAACCCACATCACTGCCTGTGATCATTCTTTAGACACTGCCATCTCCTTCAAAAGATTCAAggtttacaaaagaaaagaaactttatTGTGGGTTTTGTAATATAAAATTGAGGCAAATGGCTGCATAGTAAGCTACCCCATTGGATTCCAGTCTGCAGCATATTGTGAAAGGATTCATATATCCTAGTAGAAGCTTTAAGTTTTGCATCAATATGACAAAAAATTCTAATCTCAGTGATGAGAAGATGTATAATCTCTTGGACCTTTTCCAATTTTATTTGAACATATATTAAAAGGTTCCCTCACATTTTGAAAGATGCACCCACCCCCACACCCAATCACTGGCATTGACTACCTCCACCCCAGAGCGCTTCTCACACACCCTTTGTTGCCCAACTGCATCACAACAGCTCTGCTGCCAATGGGTCTAACTCTCCAGGAATTGCTGCCACCACCCTCCCACTTACTCCTGCAGTCCTAGGAGAGAGAACCTGGAGTGCACTaaagcaattattttttaaagggttcTGGACTAATGCCCCTGCACTCCTCAGCTCAATCTGTACCTTTGCTTACCTGCCATGGAACAGCtgtaatatttgatgttttactgttagatattttaatttgttagaagctgcccagagtggcaggggcaaccttgtcagatgagtggcatattaataataataataataataataataataataataataataataataattattattattattattattattattattattatacctgtgtAGGGAAATCATATATGGAATGACCTTAATCATTGTAATAatttctccttaacatctgaatcaggagagttCATGGACCAGTGCTTGGATGGAGTGGTGAGATGGTTGAGGAAAAACATAGAGCTGAATCCAAGCAAAACATAGGCACTACGGGTAGAGTGATTCTCATACCTGAGAAACAGGTCAGTTGCCTACCCTGGGTGGGGTTGCACTCTCCCTAAAGGAGCAAGTTCACATTCTAGGGGTGCTTCTGGATCAAGTGTCACTGGAGGCCCAGGTAATCTCAACAACTAAAAGCACCCTTTGATGCTGCAACTGGTACAATAGCTATTACCATTTCTGGACTGGGAAAGTTTGGCCAGAGTAGTTCATGAATTGGTTACTTAAGAGTACAATCCAATCTTTTAAGTGGGGCTTTCCCTGGGCTTGATATGGAAACAGCAGCTAGTACAGAATGTTGTGGAACGATTGCTGACGGCAGTGTGACCTCTGCCAAGAAAACCAACAACAATGAGTGCTTCTGAACAACAATTAAGGACGAGTTTTTCTTTCTTGGCCAAGTCTCCAAGCTCAGCGATGCACTGTTGAAGCCAGAAAGTTGTTATGTGAGGAGGATGAATTTTCTTGCAGAACATCCACGCCAGCTTCACTTACACACCCTCGAGTGGGTGCAGGTACTATAACTGCCTGGTATGTTCTTTGATCCTGCCCAGATTTCTCCTAGAAATTTCAGTAATCATCCATCACCAGTTCAAGTGTTACACAGGTCATTGTAAGAAACAAGCCATTTTTCTCAAAAAGCCAGAACCATGAAAAAGAGACCAGAGATGGTTTACAAGTTGGAAGTCATGAAGAAATGTTAATTGGGCAACACTGACAGCAAAGCGCAAAAGGGTGGGTAGGAAGGCCACTAGTCGGGAAAAGAAATGAGATAAATGACTAAAAGCAACACATTAGTTGAGATCAAAGAAACTTATACCAAGTCCACTTGGTAAAGCACCCAGTGGACTTGGGtgaaggtattgaggggatgctcatcagatttgcagatgacatcaaactgAGAGGAGTAACAGTTAAGGTAACAGTTCCAAGACTCAAGTTTTTATTaaagacagatttttaaaattaaaaatacagatgACTTTCTTTTGCCAAGTATTATTGGTGGAATCCAGCAATGTCTGTCCACCAAGAAAACAATGTCACCTTCCTCCTATCAGTTGGTTCCCAATTATCGGGTTGGTAACATGCTTTTGGAAACTGGACTTACTGATGAACACTCCTCAGACTCCGAGGAAAAACTTCTGATTTTGCTCTTGTGGTATGTACACAGACAGTGCAACCTACTTTCCTGCTTAAAGAAAGTGTGGTTGGAGACTTGGACAGCGGAAGCATTAGCCTTAAGAGGGCTAAATCCAGATCTCCTGTTGACGCAGGCAGTGCAGATGGAGAATTAAAATTCCTCAAGCCCTTAAGAAACCTCTGGATAAGGAACTGTGAAAAGATGGCTTGTAACTGATTAGGTGATAAGCTGCTAATATAGCTAAGTGGATTGTAATGGATGAAATAGATAGGTCACCACCTTTTAGGTCCTAGCAACAAGGACACCCAAGCCAACCCCAGTGAACATTTCAACTCATCTCCCTTTATATCCCCCACTCACTTTCCCTGTTCCTCAGAAGGAAGTCCACCTTCTCCTACTTCTTGGTGTCATATCTTCTACAATACTGTCCAGCACTTGTAATTTCCAATTATTTGGCACACTTCCTTTTTCATATTTTAGTCCCTTCTTAATTTCTTCAGTAGCATAACCTTTCCCAAAGCTGCCCAGGTAAGGACTACCATTAGAGACTACACTTATCAACCAGTTCCCTTTTTCTGTGCCTAGTACACTGCCGTGATTACAGATGACACAGATACTAACTGGACATTTGAAAAACCTATCTCAAAATGGGAAGTCTTCCAGCCACCACTCCATTAATTCCTCCATGCAGATCAAAATCTGAGTGCTTGAGTCCTGCCCCAGTTTTGTCCTTTCACAAACCCCTGCCCTCAATCCATCAGTGGGGCAGAGGAGCAACAACAAacgaacgccagctccctcggcctgtaaagcgagatgagtgccgcaaccccacagttgtctacgactggacttaactgtcaggggtcctttgcctttacctttactagaaatAGGCTTAGGGACAGCTGACAACAAAGTTGTCCACTTTTTGTCAATGCTTCTACAGACCGCGAATCGTACTTGGAAACTTTTTTGAGGTGTAGGATTAGTGAAGTCAGTGAGACGGGGCCTGGCTTACCAAGAGATGCACTTTCTAATATTAGACATTAGTGTGATACGCAAGCATAACCCATTCATTACCTGCTGTTGAATACTTCTGTTCACAGGTCCATTGATGTCCCCTGGTCCTTGTCTTAATGTTAACTGAACATACTTTCCCACAGCAACATGTGCTAAGAATGCTCTTCAGTACGTCACTATGAATGCATAGTATTACAGCGGCATAGTAAAGATTTTGAGACTATTGCCAAACTTCACAACCAACTCTGCTCAAAATACTAGTAGCCTGCCATCAAAGTGGTCAGCTATGGCAGGAGGGTCATGAAACAGGCTCTCACTTTTGGAACCCATTTTTAGAAGCAAAGGTATACCTTTCACTTAAGTAAGGACACATGAAGAATCCCACCAGTTATACAATTTTAACCAACAGCTTGATGTACAAACTCCTGAATGATACATATATTTGGTCTCACCTTGCGTATTTCTGAAAAATATGCAAGAtacatattttattaagtttgtcTTGGTCAAGAGCTACAGTAGTGCAAATAATTGAAACTCTGAAGAAATCGGATTTGACAAAGGCCCTTTAACACCTGAAAACTTGTATTCCTTCCTAACAGCTATAGCTGGCAGCATTGGCACTTCTAATATAACTTACCAGTAGTAACTTTTCATTGCTTTGTTTTTACTAGAACACAAATTAAgttgaaaaatgtttatttttagttattttaaaaaattggaaacatacacaaacaaaaaATCTGCAACATTCATGCCAGAAATTGGGAAACTCAGTAAATCCTTTTAGAAACACTTCTGTTCCTTGCAATCAGTTTTTCAGCAATCAGTTGCACAAatgacagctccccccccccactaagaaATTAGAATTTACAGCCATGCATAGACTTCAGTTTTTGTGTTTTGCAGCTAAAGGCCAACGCAAGTCTCAGAAGTCCTGTTGGATGTTTTCTTTGTTTGCCTCTCCATGTTGCTGCTTGATTTGAGAAATTTCATTTTCCAGTTGCACAATAGTTCGTTCAATCTCATAGTTTTTACTGACCAGGGACACCCacctgaggggggaaagagagcaaAAATTAAATTACTATAGGCTTCCTTAATGCTAGGTTACCAGTTAAGGGAACAGTTCAGTTGGAAGTGCTGTGGTTGAGGGAAGCCAATCTCAATTGAGACTTCCAACTGGTTTTGTATAAGGTTGTGTTCCTTCCTGAAAGACAGAGAAGAGGCAAGGAGCAAAGTTCAAGAAACTTACATAGATTCCATCTCTCGAAGTTTAGCACCAGCTGTGAGCTGCATGTTCTTCCGCTGCCAGTTAAGGTCTTGAATGTGTTTCCTGAAGAAAAGGGTGACATACTGAATCACTTGTAGTCATTTATTCTACTGCCCTCCTAAGTCCACAGACAAGTGGAATAGACTGTACAATCACATATTTAGCCCTAAAAACAGGAGCTTGGACAACTATTTTGGACTATCTCGGAAGCAATGTTAAGAGTTCTGAAAGACTCTGGATTCAACACTTTAATGCTTTGGCCACATCTATCACTGACATGCAGCCTTCAGAGTTGGCCGACAAGGAATGTGATCCTTAGGCTAAAAAGACCTGTTAGCCACATCTGATCTAGATCCATTATCCAGAAGTAGCACCACTTGTGGACTCCATCACCATTCAGATCTCTAAAAATGTACATATGCTTCTTGAATTAGTCCTTGTATGGCACTCCTAATTCTTCTGAATTTCTTATCAAAAAGCATTTTATCAGTAATTATGAATGACCTTTTAGTTTTAATGGTGGCCCTAGCTAGCCATGCAACTTAACAGACAAGGATTCAGGAACAGGAAACTTGAGCTCATCCCTGCAATTTGGATCTCTACAATATTTTATGCCGCTGAAggtagaaaaaaaagagaaaactacATTTTTTTCAAAGTAAATTAATCATGTGCACACTGCCTGCATTAAGAGAGATCCAGGAAAGTTCAATGCAGCACAAAGGAGATTGTCAGTGatctccctttctcctcccccacaAACTGTTTAGGGGTTCTCCCAGTTCCTCCAGAGCCAATTTGGGGGAGGTGTGGAAGCATGTAGAATGAAGGAGGGAAGCTCCCCCATACTAGCAGAAGTCCTTGGATGGGGTTCTGCTAGaagcaaggttttttttaaaacagaactcaccagagctcagttccagcacctctcaggtaggcgccactgccattttaagagaacaagggaggtgttcatggggaCTTCCAGCatgtctttttctagaaaaacagcactggctaGAAGGACCCGTTAGCTGAATCTGGCCCTCTGATTCAAACTACTGACAGACCTAACTTCATGTCATTCAAAAAAATAATCTACAACAAACATCTTCACTCTCAGAAATGAGTATCATTCTTGAGCTGTTACTTGGTATGCTGCTTCTCAAGGAGTTGTCTCCAGAAAATTATCTAAGGGAAACAGAGCCATCTAACCATTTTGTATCTAATATTTGGAAACGATGGACTAGTGAGACCTTCATAATAACCAAGAGAATGTctaaaaacagcagcagtaaCCCCAAATtccaaaatgaaagaaaaacataTTTAAACGTTTATTTCTTGCACAATCCCATGTATACATGAAGAATTCAAAATACACACTGTACTAGAATGCATATTTTGCAATCTGCGACAAAGACTAAAGTCTTATACATTATTAGAGCCCCATAAACTAtaattccatttttcttccaaaagGCAACTGAAAAACAAGACTCACCTCAAACTCTGCAGCTCCTTTTGTGCCTGTTCAATCATATGAACTAAATGCCTATCAGCAAAGAAAAATACTAGTTCAAAAAAGATTCCAATAGAGAGTTCAAGTAATGCAATGTAGTGATCTATATTTTATCTTAAGCATAACTTAAGCTAACTGGGGGCTTTAGATTAACTCTGTTTCTATGTCTCTTTACAGTGCTGTAACTCTATTGATCCCTGAAACATACGAATAAAATTTGGTACACAGGACACAGTTCTATGTTTGAACTTCAGATACCAACTTAATACCCACAGTAGTTTAAAGGAAATCAATTTACCCAAACCACATTAATTAGCCCATCCCATATTCCCAGTAATGCTAATATGGAACTTGGTGTCCATTCTTGTCTAGTTAATTACTAGTAAACCAAGATGACATGAAACTTTTTTCTAGATTAGATACTATTAAGTCAAGAAAATTCAGTATTTTACTGAGAGAAACAAATGTGGTAGGATTCACAGTAAAGCATGCTTAATGGGGCTGGTGTGTGGCATTCCTAGTCTACTCTATGATGTGTATGTCTCGTGTAGTTTTATGAAATTTCTTATTGCTTTCCATTGTTGTATACCACTTTGATACATTTTGTAAAAAGGAGCACAGAAATCCTCAAATAAAACAACTTTTTTGTCCCCTCCTTTCTGCAGCAGCCCCTCCAGCTCCCTGAAAATAAGGAGTGAGAGAATGGGATCCCTGAGATTGAGTGGAGGCAACTTCTACTATGCCAGCTTCTAATAATCAGTGAAATTTTTCAGGGACCAGTGTGGGGGAGACATGgtaaggagggggcagggaactCAGCACCCACCAGCCCCATTACACACTCTTAACTCTCAATCCAGCACTTAGAACTTTTGCAATTCCCtactgcaggcatgtccaaagtccattttgggggcctaatccagcccaccggtcagtttaatctggcccccgtggcagtttatttcctggggtaaaatcctaagaaAACCTCAACAAGTTCAATCCCCGAAAAAGCTCAAAAAaattggggtaaaatcataaaaaagctcaacaatttcaaccctaaaaaaaggtcaacaactttggttggccctcatggctcttcacttcatcaaatctggccctctttgaaaaaagtttcgaCACCACTGCCCTACTGCAAAGTTTACATTCTGACTTGCAGCATCTTCTCTAATCTTTTCATCTTAAAAAACATTCATGTGGTGAATGAAGATCCACTGAAAGAAGGAATAAAACCAGTTCTTGACCTTTTTCAATGAAGAAGTATCCAATAGTATATGGCTCTTATTTTTTACTTGCAGGTGTGAAAGTGCTAAGGAAGGAGAGGTAGGTTCAGTTCTCAGTAGCAGGAAAGACAGCATTCCATTGACTTCaagattgatttttttaaaggttttcagTTATCACTTTGGAAGCATTTCACAACAAAAAAATTTTATAAAGCCTTCCAGCTAGCCCTTTTTAAGAAATGACTTGAAGGAGACACAAATATCTTACTCATTATACACTTTCCAGGCATTGCAGCCATACTGAGACATCAACTCCAAATTCTCAATTCGGACTGCCTGGTGCTCCAGCTGAGCCATTGAGTTATTAACACATTCTTGCCATGCTGTGATGTCATTCTTCTGCCCAGAGGATGGTGCAGGCAGCTCATATCTGTGAAGAAAACAAGAGAAATTATAGTTCAGGAACAACAGTTTAGATGGTTTGAAGTTTAAGAAAGTCATTGCACTGATCATGTCCATGACTAATTTTTATCAGTGAAATAGATGTGTATCAAAAGCGTTCAATAGCTCAATAAACGCTAAAGGCTATTTAAAATACCTGGGGAGCACAACAATTTTGGTTCATTTGTCTAGTTTCAGGCACATGTAGTCCTATTTGCAGAAGTATGACCCAATGTCTGCTTTCTCCAATGCTATCAGCATGAAGAAACTTAATCTCTTTTGCTAAAATGCTGAATTATAATTCCAAAAACAGACCTGCAAGTTCCTTGAAGACATAACAGACCACTAGCTATTGTTCCAACAGAGTATGCCTGCCACCCTGAGGCAAGAACTAGAACATCACATTTTAATACTTTTCAGAATCAGGCATCCAAACCTTATTGCTTTCTAGATTTTGACTTTGCATAGATGGTACATCCCACAGAAGGTCCCTAAGTTACCTTTTCATGCTCAACAGTTCTATTGGCTGTCGGGCTGCTAGGCGTTCAAATTCATTCCGCATTATTTCAGTCTATGAAACACAAGTCAAGAAGAATTACTTGCAGTCCGGAAGATGATAACCTGAAAATTCTAAATATGATCACATGTAAGAAACAAAGGTCTAGACCTCAACCCGACACCTTGTCCTAAGAGAGGCCCCCTGTGTCCCTGGAACTCCTGAACACATTCAGGGTACTTCATGTATTCTACGGCTCAGCTCAGGCCTTTGCAACAAATAGTATTTTTCCAAGCACTGCTAGGACTTAAAAATCAGGGAGCTCTCAGTTCAAGTTTTACCTAGTCCAGaaagtcacagtctctcagtctCTGCCATCTACAATAAAGAGATAATATACTATCCTGCCTTACAGAACAGCTGAAAATATAAAGATTCCCAAGGTAATGTATCTTGAACATTGCAAAAATCTATGTAATATAAATATGAGATGTTCTCCATTCACTTCCCCCTAAACACAGAGAATCTTTTTCTATTTTTGCATCTTTGCTTATATGTTTTGAGAAAAACAACACTTATACTCCAATTTCTCTTCAAGCAAAACATACTTATCCCTGCACATTTTTTAGGATGGAACTATATCACATTAATCAAAATCAGGCATCACAATTAGAGTTCTACTTTTATTTTAAGTATCCAATAAAGTACTGCTACCTTAAAATTTATTAAACAAGTTAACAGAAACCAGAGGTGGTTTCATGTTTATACTTAAAACTAGTAACTCAGGTGAAGATGTTACTTTAGAAGTTTTTGCTATGCTGGGACCCTACAATACAAAATAGTTATGGCAGTGCCCTCTAGCGGCTTGATTTCTATTAAAATATTCATTGCTCACTTGGAGACAGGCAGGAAAAAGTGTTTTACATTTGTTGGAAATACCGCTAACTACTTTTGAAGTTGAACACtggcttatttttatttgtaccttTATTGCTGCCAGACTACAGTTAACTGCTttattaaggtgtgtgtgtgtatactttcaaaaaagtaaaaagaattTTGCAATGTCTTGACCCTAAAAGGCAGCCTAGAAAtttcttaaatattttaaataacttttcTAGATTAACATCCTTAAACTGctttttttattgtgtatttttaattattgtaAACAACCTTGGATATTTTATAAACTGGCTACACATGTAAAACAAAAACCATAAGCACTTCAAACTATTGCCTACTGAGACAATTCCAAAAACCAAGAAGTGCGTCTTCAAGACTCAACCCTGACCTTAAgttaaatttggggggggggtctgtatgCAAGGCGGTGGATTTCGGGGAATCTTGCCACACTGCAAAGACAAGCACACCCCTACAAGATAACTTCTCATGGACTACTATATGCAGGAAGCAGAGTCTGCTATCTTGGCCCACCAAGGCTTGTGCCACATTAAGCCCGTTagaccttccttggaggttgtgaaacagaggttggatggccacctgtcaaggatgcttcacctgagattcctacactgcagggggttggactagatgacccttgagggtcACTGCCTACTCTACAGTTCGATGATTCCATCATGACCAGCCGAAAGTCTATTTCACTGTCTTTGCGGGCATCTGCAAAAAACTTGCACGGCCACTTCTCGTAGTTCCGTGACAAGGATAGGAAAATTATCGCCCGCCAGAGATAGTTACAACTACcattcctgtcagccccagccagcggccatggatgctgggagctgcagtccaagtaCCGGCAAGTCCTAGCTCTGAACCCAAGGACCAGggttggatttaggtttgatgaggccctaagctactgaaggtaatggggccctttatttgtccagctgtcctttgtcaacaacaaattgttgcagttttttgtgtcgaatatatgctatatggtaatttttggaccgaaagccatttgcacataagatattttatcaaagtaattgttgaactgaaatacaatgacttacatcataggagcctacacaacacaaaacactgttgctgtatgtagcttttattttatttgtggggtattttttaccttatatttctgaaatgtacatccagttgtgtttttcctttaaatttttggggggtcccgaagagagtggggccctaagctatagcttgtttagcttatacgtaaatccggccctgccgaGGACGCTTGAGCCCGGCGGGCGCCTTCCTCACCTCGAAAGCGCTGTAGTCGGGCGCCGTCAGGTAGCTCAGGTAGTTCTTGGTGGGCCGGTAGCGCCGCGTCTCTTCCTCCACCAGCGCCGCGGCCTGAGGGGAAGACAAACGAGCGAAGCGGGAGACACTCGGTCAGAGGGACGCTAGGAAGCCCCGGCGTCCTCGCCCCCCACCCGCTGTCCCCCGCCCCACTCACCGCCTCTCGCACGCCCGGAGCCTCGTACCCTTGGTCGAAATAGGGCAGGGCGTCCACGGCGACTTCGCCGGCCACCAAGCCGGGACCCGACATGCCGCAGCTCCCAGCGCCCGCCCGCGCGCGCGTCTCAAACTTCCGTCGCGTTAAGATTGCGCGGCCGCCGTCTCCCCGACATCCACTTGTGCCACTGCGGCTGCGCAAATTTAGCTCTCCGGAGCGAAAGGAATCCCCTCGCGGCTCCCGGCGCCTGCGCGTGTTCGACTACACGGCCCGGCAagtcatgctgctgctgctgctgctccccctgcAGGGCGGCgtaaggaacagcagcagcaccgAAATAACACAGACAGATTAATGCAAACAACAACATGGATTCAAGCGGTGTATCTTTTTCAGTGCTGGAGAGTAACACTACATACCATACATACACACGTTCTCCTTTGCAAGGCCTCTGGTTAATGGGTTATTTACTCTCTTACACGTGCCCACAGCATAAATGGTGTCCCCAGCcgctgggatttttatttttcccgCATTTCAGGCCCacttccccaacacacacaccaatccGGTTTAATCTGTTGCCATAGTGCAGTGGACTTTGCGCAAGCTCTCTATATGGTATTATTGTTTTAACAACAGACATATTTTTCACTGCACAAACCTGTAACTTTTCCCAAAAATTGTATCCCTTTTAAGCAAAATGTATTACATGTTAACAGTGTTTTTTCTACTTCACACTGTTCAATACCAATTCTCCACTGACCAGGGTCACAGGGTCCATTTCCTTATTCCGTTACAACCCATGAGGGAAGGAGCCAAGCAGTCATAGGCTGGAGTTAAGAAATGATAGGAACAAGAAGCTGTTGCTGTGAGGAAACTAGTGGGCACCCAGCACCGCTAGAGCCATATGTGGTTCTGAGAACTGGTCTGCAAAGGGTTCTGTGCTACATGATCTCTGCTTACAGATGAGTATGGAAAACAGCTTATTTGTTGCTGAAAACAGCTCCAtataaaccaggaagtgaccactCCAGACAGTGGAATgagtcttcttttcttatctctgttaggcagttgaatgtgcatgtgtactccatctgtttccccTCCTCCCATTCCATTGCGTGGGCCCTGgaaacccatgctatgccactgccactGACCCATCAAGCTCAACAGTCCTAACGAaagctccccaggatttcagagagggtctttcccagccctatctggagaggcAAATGATTGCAAAGCATGTTGTTTAccattgtagctcagtgatagagtatCTGTCTTACAGAAAGGCCCAGGTTCATCCCCAGTATCTCACAATAGGACTGGAAATGTCCACGGTCTAAAACTGTGGAGAGCCAGTGCttgtcagtatagacaatactgagctagacagagcaGTGATCTGACTCTATATAAGATAGCTTCTTACGTTCCACTGAGTGGCAGTCTTTCTCCACTCCTAGAATTGTTGTCTATAAAGCTATACAAGGCAGCAGGTTCAGTGATGTCATATTGGGGTGGTGCACTTCTGGTAACCAGTACTTTTTAGCAGATAAACACACCACAATATTCTGTACAAGCTGCACCTTCCAGACCTACATCCAGGCCCTTCCGTTTACAATGTTAAAGTTCTACTTCTGGCAATGGCACAACGCATCCCTCTGGAATCCTTCTGGAAAAGCTCAGTCTTTCTGGAAAAACTAGACATGCATAGAGCACAGATGGTGTTGTTATCATTGACAGACAGGAAAAAGAGATGATCCGATACACAAAAACACAGCATATTTTATTTGAACCAGTTCCTTAAAGAACTTGGTTTATTACAGATCTGTAACTGTACATATAGTTTTGGTTTCATCTAAACACCACAAAATATGGCTTTATCCAGAATGAGCAAACTGGCTGCAAAAACACAAATGTGCTACACAGGAGAGAGACAACCACTGAGAAGAAGTACACAAGATCTGAAGGAAAGTGGTTTTATGAAGATGAGGGAAAGATGCATGTTTCCCATCCAGGAGTACGCAACAGGAATTATTAAAGTGGGTTTCATACCCTGAGGGCTAAAGTAACCCAAATGTGGATATGAATAACAGAATCACAGGTgaactcttcttcctggtcttctGATCAAGTGCAATAGTCTTAAGTGCTGAAAAGCTCCCACAAAATCAATGACCAGATCCGCTTCTTCTCATCAAGACTCTAGTTCTGTAAGGGTGGAAGCATGAGAGATTCGAAACAGAATCACAGGTTCTAAAACACGtgaaaacagaaactgaacaaaatcACTTCCTTTGTGTTTGGGACCCACTTGTTACAACGTGATCCTGTGCATGATTACTCAGAAGTACACACA
It encodes the following:
- the BCAS2 gene encoding pre-mRNA-splicing factor SPF27 encodes the protein MSGPGLVAGEVAVDALPYFDQGYEAPGVREAAAALVEEETRRYRPTKNYLSYLTAPDYSAFETEIMRNEFERLAARQPIELLSMKRYELPAPSSGQKNDITAWQECVNNSMAQLEHQAVRIENLELMSQYGCNAWKVYNEHLVHMIEQAQKELQSLRKHIQDLNWQRKNMQLTAGAKLREMESMWVSLVSKNYEIERTIVQLENEISQIKQQHGEANKENIQQDF